A single window of Lepeophtheirus salmonis chromosome 2, UVic_Lsal_1.4, whole genome shotgun sequence DNA harbors:
- the LOC139904711 gene encoding uncharacterized protein, with the protein MICKFLIISVVVALTSAQDITLKAPSLAVNCGCQCSNYIFRDLRGITQGNCNSADRTGAKWCYVDRGHTCQDTRGSGRKDQFGRRRQISYEACATPRCGGGFGGGFGGGLLVNNNNNNGFGGNPGFGGNTGFGSNTGFGSSGQSGLFKPSGSGGGISITNILKPRKSQSFAGSGVVL; encoded by the exons ATGATTTGCAAATTCTTAATTATATCCGTTGTTGTGGCATTAACATCAGCTCAAGACATTACGCTCAAAGCACCTTCCCTAGCTGTTAATTGTGGATGTCAATGCTCCAACTACATTTTCCGAGATTTGAGAGGAATAACGCAAGGAAACTGCAATTC TGCCGATCGAACTGGAGCTAAATGGTGCTACGTTGATCGTGGTCACACTTGTCAAGATACCAGAGGATCAGGAAGAAAGGATCAATTTGGAAGACGTCGTCAAATTTCATATGAAGCCTGTGCAACTCCAAGATGTGGTGGAGGATTCGGTGGTGGATTCGGTGGCGGACTTTTGGTcaataataacaacaacaatgGATTTGGAGGCAACCCCGGATTTGGAGGGAACACTGGATTTGGAAGCAACACTGGATTTGGAAGCAGTGGTCAAAGTGGATTGTTTAAGCCATCGGGGTCTGGCGGTGGAATTAGTATTACCAACATCTTGAAACCAAGAAAGAGCCAATCTTTTGCCGGCTCTGGCGTTGTTCTATAA
- the LOC121132349 gene encoding uncharacterized protein translates to MICKILILSVVVALTSAQDITLKAPSLAVNCGCQCSNYIFRDLRGITQGNCNSADRTGAKWCYVDRGHTCQDTRGSGRNDQFGRRRQISYEACATPRCGGGFGGGFGGGFGGRFTNNNNNGFGGNTGFGGNTGFGGNTGFGNSGLSGLFRPSGTGSGISISNILKPRRTQSSSGSGVVL, encoded by the exons atgatttgcaaaatcttaattttatcCGTCGTTGTGGCATTAACATCAGCTCAAGACATTACGCTCAAAGCACCTTCCCTAGCTGTTAACTGTGGATGTCAATGTTCCAACTACATATTCCGAGATTTGAGAGGAATAACGCAAGGAAACTGTAATTC AGCCGATCGAACTGGAGCTAAATGGTGCTACGTTGATCGTGGTCACACTTGTCAAGATACCAGAGGATCAGGAAGAAACGATCAATTTGGAAGACGTCGTCAAATTTCATACGAAGCCTGTGCAACTCCTAGATGTGGTGGAGGATTTGGAGGTGGATTCGGTGGTGGATTTGGTGGCAGATTTACCAATAACAACAACAATGGTTTCGGAGGCAACACTGGATTTGGAGGAAACACTGGATTCGGAGGCAACACGGGATTTGGCAACAGTGGTCTAAGTGGATTGTTTAGGCCATCTGGAACTGGTAGTGGGATCAGTATTTCCAACATCTTGAAACCAAGAAGGACCCAATCTTCTTCCGGCTCTGGTGTTGTTCTATAA
- the LOC121132350 gene encoding uncharacterized protein, which produces MICKILILSVVVALTSAQDITLKAPSLAVNCGCQCSNYIFRDLRGITQGNCNSADQTGAKWCYVDRGHTCQDTRGSGRRDQFGRRRQISYEACATPRCGGGFGGGFGGGLLVNNNNNNGFGGNPGFGGNTGFGSNTGFGSSGQSGLFKPSGSGGGISISNILKPRRTQSSSGSGIVL; this is translated from the exons atgatttgcaaaatcttaattttatcCGTCGTTGTGGCATTAACATCAGCTCAAGACATTACGCTCAAAGCACCTTCCCTAGCTGTTAACTGTGGATGTCAATGTTCCAACTACATATTCCGAGATTTGAGAGGAATAACGCAAGGAAACTGCAATTC AGCCGATCAAACTGGAGCTAAATGGTGCTATGTTGATCGTGGTCATACTTGTCAAGATACCAGAGGATCAGGAAGAAGGGATCAATTTGGAAGACGTCGTCAAATTTCATATGAAGCCTGTGCAACTCCAAGATGTGGCGGAGGATTCGGTGGGGGATTCGGTGGTGGACTTTTGGTcaataataacaacaacaatgGATTCGGAGGCAACCCCGGATTTGGAGGGAACACTGGATTTGGAAGCAACACTGGATTTGGAAGCAGTGGTCAAAGTGGATTGTTTAAGCCATCGGGCTCTGGCGGTGGAATTAGTATTTCCAACATCTTGAAACCAAGGAGGACTCAATCTTCTTCCGGCTCTGGCATTGTTCTATAA
- the LOC121132348 gene encoding uncharacterized protein codes for MSSEIVYCVILLALLSQTTSGNIPPNDQVRYYLKQKDITDRAKLSFFDQIHNTYDEWKNEHLVDNARFLSIGSTIAIGRVLRWLGENIANKDFGLTDITRHASQAFTSGSYSADRLRKITSLSSVDPHAMVNAVENSLLDYEAFRSRSDSESDLALVLIKLIIEEHLSPISSQELMIELDRLFGEYMKEKSLVKKLRMSLV; via the exons gaaATATCCCACCAAATGATCAAGTCCGTTATTATTTGAAACAGAAAGACATCACTGATAGagcaaaattatctttttttgaccaaattcACAACACTTATGATGAATGGAAGAATGAACACCTCGTGGACAACGCAAGATTCCTTTCCATCGGATCCACTATTGCCATTGGACG AGTTCTCCGTTGGCTTGGAGAAAACATTGCAAATAAGGATTTCGGACTCACTGACATTACTCGACATGCATCTCAAGCCTTTACCTCCGGATCCTACTCTGCAGATCGTTTACgtaaaataacttctttatcTTCAGTTGATCCTCACGCCATGGTAAATGCTGTTGAGAACAGTCTATTAGACTACGAGGCTTTTCGATCTAGAAGTGATTCAGAGTCTGATTTGGCTCTTGTTTTGATAAAACTCATAATTGAAGAGCATCTGAGTCCGATATCCTCTCAGGAGTTGATGATTGAGTTGGATCGTTTATTTGGGGAGTATATGAAGGAAAAGTCTCTTGTGAAGAAGTTGAGAATGAGCCTTGTTTAA